AGGCAGGGCGCGATGCGCTCGAGATCGGTCAGCACCTTCCACGTCCGCTCGATCGGCGCCGCCACCTCGAACTCGTTGCTCAGCTCCATCTACCTCGCTCCTCGTTCCTCGTCCCTCGGAGCGCCTTCGGCATGGGGTCCGCCGTCGGCGCTGCTGCGCTCCGCTCCGCAGCCTCGCACACCCCGGCGCCGGGCCGCCGGGTGCACCGTCTCCTCACCCCACTCATCTGGGGCATCCTGGGACGGTGAGCGCCGAAGCCGGGGACGATCTCGCCGACCGCCTGCCGGACGTCGCCGCCGTGCAGGCGGCCCTCGACGGTGCCGACTACCTGTGCGACCTCGACCTGGCCACCGCCCTGTTCTGCGCCGTGCGCCTGCCCCAGCCCCTGTTGCTCGAGGGCGAGCCCGGCGTGGGCAAGACCGAGGCGGCCAAGGCGCTCGCCGCCGCGCTCGACACGCCGCTGATCCGCCTCCAGTGCTACGAGGGCATCGACGCCGCCGAGGCCCTCTACGAGTGGAACTACCCGCGCCAGCTGCTGGGCATCCGCCTCGCCGAGGCCACCGGCGCCGACGTCGGCGAGGACCAGCTCTTCGGCCGGGAGTACCTCATCGAACGGCCCCTGCTGCAGGCCATCGAGCACCCGGGGCCGCGCCCCGCCGTCCTGTTGGTGGACGAGGTGGACCGCGCCGACGACGAGTTCGAGGCCTTCCTGTTCGAGCTGCTGGCCGAGGCCTCCGTCACCATCCCCGAGCTCGGCACCCTGCGCGCCGCCCACCCGCCGGTGGTGCTGCTCACCTCCAACCGCACGCGTGACCTGCACGACGCCCTCAAGCGCCGCTGCC
The genomic region above belongs to Acidimicrobiales bacterium and contains:
- a CDS encoding MoxR family ATPase yields the protein MSAEAGDDLADRLPDVAAVQAALDGADYLCDLDLATALFCAVRLPQPLLLEGEPGVGKTEAAKALAAALDTPLIRLQCYEGIDAAEALYEWNYPRQLLGIRLAEATGADVGEDQLFGREYLIERPLLQAIEHPGPRPAVLLVDEVDRADDEFEAFLFELLAEASVTIPELGTLRAAHPPVVLLTSNRTRDLHDALKRRCLYHWIDYPDLERSVAIIRRRVPAASATLAEHVAATVARLRSLDVQKPPGVAEAINWVAVLAALGLERLDAAAADQTLGAVLKYREDLDLARAAGLDGLVAGG